In Acidobacteriota bacterium, the following are encoded in one genomic region:
- a CDS encoding oligopeptide transporter, OPT family translates to IGSAGESVAAGVVFTIPALIFLTPYGPAYFNYFQITMLAFAGGILGVLLMVPLRRALIVKEHGVLPYPEGTACADVLVAGERGGQLASLVFKGLGVGAAFKALPWILQLVRTEVGYTTPKTSAFPNATLNVDISPEYMGVGYVIGPRIAGEMVAGGVLSWMVLLPLLTIVGAYMPTPFPPAPADGLRIVDMAPGQVWSQYIRYIGAGAVLAAGLITLARTIPTIVSSFRDSVKDLRADNATQAQRRTERDLPAGVVLGGTLLLALALAVVPGMPTQGNPLAAGLVVIFGFFFVTVASRIVGLIGSSSSPVSGMTIATLILTCTIFVSLGWTGDLYAPIALTVGAVVCIAAANAGATSQDLKTGFLVGATPRYQQIGLVIGVVVSALIIGVTTLYLHKVMVIGSNALPAPQATLMSTIIRGLLSQNLPWGLVLTGVFIAVTMELCGVRSLSFAVGAYLPIATTAPIFAGGLVRWLVERSTGRHDDSDVSSGTLFSSGLIAGGSIAGIAYAVLYGSRDYMPSFLRVEDAQESLGRIPALHEGLPGHLIGAAVFVLLGVILARVGRQRVN, encoded by the coding sequence CGATCGGGTCTGCCGGCGAGTCCGTGGCGGCCGGCGTGGTCTTCACGATCCCCGCGCTGATCTTCCTCACGCCGTACGGGCCCGCGTACTTCAACTACTTCCAGATCACGATGCTCGCGTTCGCCGGCGGCATCCTCGGTGTGTTGCTGATGGTGCCGCTGCGGCGCGCGCTCATCGTGAAAGAGCACGGCGTCCTGCCCTATCCGGAAGGCACCGCGTGCGCCGACGTGCTGGTGGCCGGCGAGCGAGGCGGCCAGTTGGCGTCCCTCGTGTTCAAGGGCCTTGGCGTCGGCGCGGCGTTCAAGGCGCTGCCGTGGATCCTGCAACTCGTACGCACCGAGGTCGGCTACACGACGCCCAAGACCAGCGCGTTCCCCAACGCCACGCTGAACGTGGACATCTCGCCCGAGTACATGGGCGTGGGGTACGTGATCGGACCGCGCATCGCGGGCGAGATGGTGGCAGGCGGCGTGCTCTCGTGGATGGTGCTGCTGCCACTACTCACGATCGTCGGCGCCTACATGCCAACACCGTTCCCACCCGCACCAGCCGACGGCCTGCGCATCGTGGACATGGCGCCCGGTCAGGTCTGGAGCCAGTACATCCGCTACATCGGTGCGGGTGCGGTCCTCGCCGCGGGCCTCATCACGCTGGCCCGGACGATCCCGACGATCGTCTCGTCGTTCCGCGACAGCGTGAAGGACCTCCGTGCAGACAACGCGACGCAGGCGCAGCGCCGCACCGAACGCGATCTGCCGGCTGGCGTGGTCCTCGGAGGCACGCTGCTGCTCGCGCTCGCACTCGCCGTCGTGCCGGGCATGCCCACGCAGGGCAACCCGCTCGCCGCCGGCCTCGTGGTGATCTTCGGATTCTTCTTCGTCACCGTCGCGTCACGCATCGTCGGCTTGATCGGGAGCTCGTCGAGTCCCGTGTCAGGTATGACGATCGCCACGCTGATCCTCACGTGCACGATCTTCGTGAGTCTCGGATGGACCGGCGATCTCTATGCGCCGATCGCGCTGACGGTCGGCGCCGTCGTGTGCATCGCCGCCGCCAACGCCGGAGCCACATCGCAGGATCTGAAGACCGGGTTCCTCGTCGGCGCCACGCCGAGATACCAGCAGATCGGCCTCGTGATCGGCGTCGTCGTGTCGGCGCTCATCATCGGCGTCACGACGCTCTACCTGCACAAGGTGATGGTGATCGGATCGAACGCGCTGCCCGCCCCGCAGGCCACGCTGATGTCGACCATCATCCGCGGGCTCCTGAGCCAGAACCTGCCGTGGGGGCTCGTCCTGACCGGCGTGTTCATCGCCGTGACGATGGAGTTGTGCGGCGTGCGGTCGCTGTCGTTCGCCGTCGGCGCGTATCTGCCGATCGCCACCACCGCGCCGATCTTCGCCGGCGGACTCGTGCGATGGCTGGTGGAACGGTCGACCGGCAGACACGACGACTCGGACGTCAGCTCCGGCACGCTCTTCAGTTCCGGCCTCATTGCCGGCGGGTCGATCGCCGGCATCGCATACGCCGTCCTGTACGGATCGCGAGACTACATGCCTTCGTTCCTGCGCGTGGAAGACGCCCAGGAGAGCCTGGGGCGGATTCCGGCGCTGCACGAGGGACTCCCCGGACACCTCATCGGCGCGGCGGTGTTCGTGCTGCTGGGCGTGATTCTGGCGCGTGTCGGCCGGCAGCGTGTCAACTGA